In the genome of Cronobacter malonaticus LMG 23826, one region contains:
- the pdxH gene encoding pyridoxamine 5'-phosphate oxidase codes for MSDIDHLQQIAHLRREYTKGGLRRRDLTETPLPLFERWLAQACEAKLADPTAMVVATVDEHGQPYQRIVLLKHFDERGMVFYTNLGSRKAHHLEHNPRISLLFPWHMLERQVMVTGKAERLSTLEVVKYFHSRPRDSQIGAWVSKQSSRISARGVLESKFLELKQKFQQGEIPLPSFWGGFRVSLEQVEFWQGGEHRLHDRFLYQRDGDGWKIDRLAP; via the coding sequence ATGTCTGATATTGACCATCTGCAACAGATTGCGCATCTGCGCCGCGAATACACCAAAGGCGGGCTGCGCCGCCGCGACCTCACCGAGACGCCGCTGCCGTTGTTTGAACGCTGGCTCGCCCAGGCGTGCGAAGCGAAACTCGCCGATCCTACCGCTATGGTCGTCGCCACCGTTGATGAACACGGCCAGCCGTACCAGCGTATCGTGCTGCTTAAACATTTCGATGAGCGCGGCATGGTGTTTTACACCAACCTCGGCAGCCGCAAGGCGCATCATCTCGAACACAATCCGCGCATCAGTCTGCTGTTCCCGTGGCATATGCTGGAGCGCCAGGTGATGGTGACGGGCAAAGCCGAGCGTCTCTCAACGCTGGAAGTCGTGAAATATTTCCACAGCCGCCCGCGCGACAGCCAGATTGGCGCCTGGGTCTCAAAGCAGTCGAGCCGTATTTCCGCGCGCGGCGTGCTGGAGAGCAAATTCCTTGAACTGAAACAGAAGTTCCAGCAGGGCGAAATCCCCTTGCCGAGTTTCTGGGGCGGTTTTCGCGTTTCGCTGGAGCAGGTGGAATTCTGGCAGGGCGGCGAGCACCGGCTACACGACCGCTTTTTATACCAGCGCGACGGCGACGGCTGGAAAATCGACCGTCTCGCCCCGTAA
- the mliC gene encoding C-type lysozyme inhibitor produces MKKLLVVLLPTLLAGCSYYDAMVERMNTDTLEYRCDEKPLTVSLNKQREQVSFVLDDKMLHLNQGRAASGTRYTDGIYAFWSKGDEATVYYRDNIVLNHCQLQNPKR; encoded by the coding sequence ATGAAGAAACTGCTTGTCGTTTTGCTCCCCACGCTGCTGGCTGGCTGTAGCTACTATGACGCTATGGTTGAGCGCATGAACACCGACACACTCGAATATCGCTGCGATGAAAAACCGCTGACGGTCTCGCTCAACAAACAGCGCGAACAGGTCAGTTTCGTGCTGGATGATAAAATGCTGCATCTGAATCAGGGACGCGCCGCCTCGGGTACGCGCTACACCGACGGCATCTATGCGTTCTGGTCGAAAGGTGATGAAGCCACGGTCTACTATCGCGACAATATTGTGTTAAATCACTGTCAGTTACAAAATCCGAAGCGTTGA
- the anmK gene encoding anhydro-N-acetylmuramic acid kinase, translating to MKSGRYIGVMSGTSLDGVDVVLAAIDEHMVAQQASLSWPMPTAIKKAILDICQGQPLTLSQLGRLDHQLGCLFADAVSALMEQQKLKPEDVMAIGCHGQTVWHEPTGSAPHTMQIGDNNQIVARTGVSVVGDFRRRDMALGGQGAPLVPAFHQALLAHPTERRMVLNIGGIANLSLLFPGQPVKGFDTGPGNMLMDAWIWRQKGKPFDKDGEWAASGNVVQPLLQKMLSDPYFSTPAPKSTGREYFNYGWIERQLSSFAGLPAQDVQATLLELTASTIARDVLLSGGAERLMICGGGGRNPRLVARLAALLPGIEVSSTDEMGIRGDDMEALAFAWLAYRTLSGKAGNLPSVTGAREASVLGAVFPANPLNNRSLPTFPAPLSR from the coding sequence ATGAAATCAGGTCGCTACATTGGAGTGATGTCCGGCACCAGCCTCGACGGGGTGGACGTCGTGCTGGCCGCCATTGATGAACATATGGTGGCGCAGCAGGCGAGCCTGAGCTGGCCGATGCCGACGGCCATTAAAAAGGCGATCCTGGATATCTGTCAGGGACAACCGCTGACGCTCTCCCAGCTCGGCAGGCTCGACCATCAGCTCGGCTGTCTGTTTGCCGATGCGGTCAGCGCGCTGATGGAGCAGCAAAAACTGAAGCCCGAAGATGTCATGGCGATTGGCTGCCACGGCCAGACCGTCTGGCATGAGCCGACCGGCAGCGCGCCGCACACGATGCAGATAGGCGATAACAATCAGATTGTGGCGCGCACCGGCGTCAGCGTCGTGGGTGATTTCCGCCGTCGCGATATGGCGCTCGGCGGGCAGGGCGCGCCGCTCGTGCCCGCCTTCCATCAGGCGCTGCTGGCGCACCCGACGGAGCGGCGCATGGTGCTGAATATTGGCGGTATCGCGAATCTCTCGCTGCTGTTTCCGGGCCAGCCGGTAAAAGGCTTTGATACTGGTCCTGGCAATATGCTGATGGACGCCTGGATCTGGCGCCAGAAAGGTAAACCGTTTGATAAAGACGGCGAGTGGGCTGCCAGCGGCAACGTCGTACAGCCGCTGCTGCAAAAAATGCTGAGCGATCCGTATTTCTCGACGCCTGCGCCGAAAAGCACCGGGCGCGAATATTTCAACTACGGCTGGATAGAGCGTCAGCTTTCGTCCTTCGCCGGGCTGCCAGCGCAGGATGTGCAGGCGACGCTGCTGGAGCTGACCGCCAGCACCATCGCGCGCGACGTCCTGTTGAGCGGCGGCGCGGAACGGCTGATGATTTGCGGCGGCGGCGGGCGCAACCCGCGGCTGGTGGCGCGTCTGGCCGCGCTTTTGCCGGGCATCGAAGTTTCTTCAACCGATGAGATGGGCATTCGCGGCGATGATATGGAAGCGCTGGCCTTCGCCTGGCTTGCGTACCGTACCCTCAGCGGCAAGGCGGGAAATCTGCCGTCAGTGACCGGCGCGCGCGAAGCAAGCGTGCTCGGCGCGGTCTTTCCCGCCAACCCCTTAAATAATCGGAGTTTGCCGACTTTTCCTGCTCCGCTAAGCCGATAG
- the slyB gene encoding outer membrane lipoprotein SlyB translates to MISRVLVVALAGFTLAGCVNNDSLSGDVYTASEAKQVQNVTYGTVVNVRPVKIQGGDDTNVIGALGGAVLGGFLGNTVGGGTGRSLATAAGAIAGGVAGQGVQGAMNKTQGVELEIRKDDGNTIMVVQKQGNTRFSAGQRVVLASNGSQVTVSPR, encoded by the coding sequence ATGATTTCACGTGTACTGGTTGTTGCACTGGCAGGTTTCACGCTGGCGGGCTGCGTCAACAACGATAGCCTTTCCGGTGACGTTTACACCGCCTCTGAAGCCAAACAGGTACAGAACGTCACGTACGGTACTGTCGTGAACGTGCGTCCGGTGAAGATCCAGGGCGGGGATGATACCAACGTTATCGGCGCGCTCGGTGGTGCTGTGCTGGGCGGTTTTCTTGGCAATACTGTCGGCGGCGGCACAGGTCGTTCGCTTGCGACGGCAGCGGGCGCTATTGCTGGTGGCGTTGCAGGCCAGGGCGTTCAGGGCGCAATGAACAAAACGCAGGGCGTTGAGCTGGAAATCCGTAAGGACGACGGCAACACCATTATGGTGGTACAGAAACAGGGCAACACTCGTTTCTCTGCTGGTCAGCGCGTGGTGCTGGCGAGCAACGGCAGCCAGGTTACCGTTTCTCCGCGCTAA
- the slyA gene encoding transcriptional regulator SlyA produces MKLESPLGSDLTRLVRIWRALIDHRLKPLELTQTHWVTLHHIHSLPPDQSQIQLAKAIGIEQPSLVRTLDQLEEKGLIARHTCASDRRAKRIKLTEKAAPIITQLEEVILKTRGEILSGISQEEHDQMLHIVARLEKNIQALSAKE; encoded by the coding sequence ATGAAATTGGAATCGCCATTAGGCTCTGACCTGACAAGACTGGTGCGCATCTGGCGTGCTCTGATTGACCATCGCCTGAAGCCTCTGGAATTAACGCAGACCCACTGGGTGACACTTCATCATATCCACTCGCTGCCGCCCGATCAGTCGCAAATTCAACTGGCCAAGGCCATCGGTATCGAGCAGCCGTCACTGGTGCGCACGCTCGACCAGCTCGAAGAGAAGGGGCTTATCGCCCGCCATACCTGCGCCAGCGACCGGCGCGCCAAGCGCATCAAGCTGACGGAAAAAGCGGCGCCGATCATTACGCAACTCGAAGAAGTGATTCTGAAAACGCGCGGTGAAATTCTCTCGGGTATCTCGCAGGAAGAGCACGACCAGATGCTGCATATCGTGGCGCGTCTTGAGAAGAACATTCAGGCGTTGTCTGCGAAAGAGTAA
- a CDS encoding DUF1656 domain-containing protein has product MISRFFTSGFALSDLVAGASVYFPPLFKAVILGFFIWLMVHRLLRDWIYAGDIWHPTLMDLSLFVLSVSLGLLILIVW; this is encoded by the coding sequence GTGATATCGCGCTTCTTCACATCAGGGTTTGCGCTTTCGGATCTTGTCGCCGGCGCGTCGGTCTATTTCCCTCCGCTTTTTAAGGCCGTTATTCTCGGTTTTTTTATCTGGTTGATGGTGCACCGTCTGCTGCGTGACTGGATTTACGCGGGCGACATCTGGCACCCGACCCTGATGGATCTCTCGCTGTTTGTCTTATCAGTCAGCCTCGGGCTGCTGATCCTGATTGTGTGGTAA
- a CDS encoding HlyD family secretion protein — protein sequence MRLKTLKYFSTLFVVAAALLAGWLVWNYYMQSPWTRDGKVRAEQVNITPQVSGTITRLLVRDNQKVKAGELLFAIDDTPYRIAVLNAEAQLARAQTDLAKANNEANRRRHLPHNYISAEDLDTANISVKAAQAALKMAEASLEQARWQLEQTHVVAPVDGWVTNLSSRVGNYASQGQPVFALVDSHSFYVVGYFEETKLRHIREGAPARILLYSTHTPLHGKVESIGRAIYDQSVESDSSLVADIKPNVPWVRLAQRVPVRIALDNLPDGITLVSGTTCTVSLTD from the coding sequence ATGCGCCTGAAAACTCTCAAATATTTTTCCACGCTTTTCGTGGTGGCCGCCGCCCTGCTGGCGGGCTGGCTGGTCTGGAATTACTACATGCAGTCGCCCTGGACGCGTGATGGCAAGGTGCGGGCCGAACAGGTCAATATTACGCCGCAGGTCTCCGGCACCATTACCCGCCTGCTGGTGCGCGATAACCAGAAAGTGAAAGCGGGCGAACTGCTGTTTGCTATTGATGATACGCCCTACCGCATCGCGGTGCTGAACGCCGAAGCACAACTCGCCCGCGCGCAGACCGATCTCGCCAAAGCCAACAACGAGGCGAACCGCCGCCGCCATCTGCCGCATAACTATATTTCCGCCGAAGATCTCGACACCGCGAATATCAGCGTTAAGGCTGCCCAGGCTGCGCTAAAAATGGCAGAGGCTTCGCTTGAGCAGGCGCGCTGGCAACTTGAGCAGACGCATGTGGTAGCTCCTGTCGACGGCTGGGTGACCAATCTCTCGAGCCGCGTGGGGAATTACGCAAGCCAGGGCCAGCCTGTGTTTGCACTGGTGGACAGCCACTCGTTCTACGTGGTGGGGTATTTTGAAGAGACCAAACTGCGTCACATCCGCGAAGGTGCTCCCGCCAGAATCCTGCTTTACAGCACCCATACGCCGTTGCATGGCAAGGTGGAGAGCATCGGACGCGCTATTTACGATCAGAGCGTCGAGAGCGACAGCAGCCTGGTCGCGGATATCAAGCCTAACGTGCCGTGGGTACGGCTCGCGCAGCGCGTGCCGGTGCGTATCGCACTCGACAACTTGCCCGATGGCATCACGCTGGTGTCCGGCACTACCTGCACCGTCTCGCTCACCGACTAA
- a CDS encoding FUSC family protein, which yields MNLEWLTWQRSPWGKATPAQWRYALRNGIAMSLALTIAYVLELDEPYWAMTSAAVVSFPTVGGVISKSLGRIAGSLIGASAALIIAGHTLNDPWLFTWAMALWLAFCTWVSGYFHNNAAYAFQLAGYTAAIIAFPLVNTIETSELWDIAQSRVCEVIVGILCGGLMMMVMPGPPDSVTFLGALRKMQARLLEHASLLWKPQTTDAIRTAHEGVITQVLTLNVLRIQAFWSHYRIRQQNQLLNYLLHQQLRLTSYISGLRRLLMNWPQPPQSLWAGLEALLEELGHPKPCTLRVARLLAALAPDENSDFRHQAFWLRLRDFCRVWMNCQRWIARLDTPIPDDTLSVPAAPPLARHTDNAEALWSALRTFCVITLIGAWAINTRWESGSGALTLAAISCVLYSASPSPHNSLNLLLRTLLLLTLFSFVVKFGLMVQVTDLWQFLLFLFPLLTTMQLLKLQQPRFAGLWGQLIVFMGSFIAVTNPPVYDLADFLNDNLAKICGVACCWVAFAVLRPGSDRRKGLRHIRALRRGFIDQLSRVPQRGEAAFESLVYHHISQLSNSKDEATRRWLLRWGVVLLNCSHVVWQLREWETRADPLSQVRDICIETLRDVMSVKGVRQRPLAAALGELERISFTLARHHQPDARRLAGIIWRLWCSLSQLEQASPSPQEDNARGAVK from the coding sequence ATGAATCTCGAATGGCTCACCTGGCAGCGCTCCCCGTGGGGCAAAGCGACGCCCGCGCAGTGGCGCTATGCGCTGCGCAACGGCATCGCGATGTCACTCGCGCTGACCATCGCCTACGTGCTGGAACTCGACGAGCCCTACTGGGCGATGACCTCCGCCGCCGTGGTGAGTTTCCCGACGGTGGGCGGCGTTATAAGCAAAAGCCTGGGACGCATCGCTGGCAGCCTGATTGGAGCCAGCGCCGCCCTGATTATCGCCGGGCATACGCTTAACGATCCGTGGTTATTCACCTGGGCAATGGCGCTGTGGCTGGCATTTTGTACCTGGGTTTCGGGCTATTTTCACAACAACGCCGCCTATGCCTTTCAGCTTGCGGGTTACACCGCCGCCATCATCGCTTTTCCGCTGGTCAATACCATTGAAACCTCAGAGCTGTGGGATATCGCCCAGTCGCGCGTCTGCGAGGTCATTGTCGGTATTTTGTGCGGTGGCCTGATGATGATGGTGATGCCAGGCCCGCCCGACAGCGTGACGTTTCTCGGCGCGCTGCGCAAAATGCAGGCGCGGCTGCTGGAGCATGCCAGCCTGCTGTGGAAGCCGCAAACCACGGACGCCATCCGTACCGCCCATGAGGGCGTCATTACCCAGGTGCTTACGCTAAACGTGCTGCGCATTCAGGCGTTCTGGAGCCATTATCGTATCCGCCAGCAGAACCAGTTGCTGAATTATTTGCTGCACCAGCAGCTGCGCCTGACCAGCTATATCTCCGGCCTGCGCCGCCTGCTGATGAACTGGCCACAGCCGCCGCAAAGCCTGTGGGCCGGGCTTGAGGCGTTGCTGGAAGAGCTGGGGCATCCGAAGCCCTGCACGCTGCGGGTGGCGCGTCTTCTGGCCGCGCTCGCCCCTGATGAAAACAGTGATTTTCGCCATCAGGCGTTCTGGCTGCGGCTGCGCGATTTCTGCCGCGTCTGGATGAACTGTCAGCGCTGGATAGCCCGTCTCGACACGCCTATCCCCGACGATACGCTAAGCGTGCCCGCCGCCCCACCGCTGGCGCGCCATACCGATAACGCCGAGGCGCTGTGGAGCGCGCTGCGTACCTTTTGCGTCATCACGCTGATTGGTGCCTGGGCGATTAACACCCGATGGGAGTCAGGCAGCGGCGCGCTGACCCTGGCGGCGATAAGCTGCGTGCTCTATTCCGCGTCGCCCTCGCCCCATAATTCGCTTAATCTTCTCCTGCGCACGCTGTTACTCCTGACGCTGTTTAGCTTTGTGGTGAAATTCGGGTTGATGGTGCAGGTCACCGATCTCTGGCAGTTTCTGCTGTTTCTTTTTCCGCTGCTGACCACCATGCAACTGCTGAAGCTTCAGCAGCCGCGGTTTGCCGGGCTGTGGGGCCAGTTGATTGTGTTTATGGGATCGTTTATCGCGGTGACGAACCCGCCGGTTTACGATCTGGCGGATTTTTTAAATGACAATCTGGCGAAGATTTGCGGCGTGGCGTGCTGCTGGGTAGCGTTCGCCGTACTGCGACCCGGATCTGACAGGCGTAAAGGGCTGCGCCATATCCGCGCCCTGCGTCGCGGGTTTATCGATCAGCTAAGCCGTGTTCCCCAGCGCGGCGAGGCGGCGTTTGAGTCGCTGGTTTATCATCACATCAGTCAGCTTAGCAACAGTAAAGATGAGGCCACCCGCCGCTGGCTGCTGCGCTGGGGCGTGGTGCTGCTTAACTGCTCGCACGTGGTCTGGCAACTGCGCGAATGGGAAACCCGCGCCGACCCGCTCTCCCAGGTGCGCGATATCTGTATTGAAACGCTACGGGATGTGATGAGCGTTAAAGGGGTGCGTCAACGGCCGCTGGCGGCGGCGCTCGGCGAGCTTGAACGTATCAGCTTTACGCTTGCGCGCCATCATCAGCCCGACGCGCGGCGGCTGGCGGGAATTATCTGGCGTCTGTGGTGTTCGCTGTCACAGTTGGAACAGGCGTCGCCCTCACCGCAGGAGGACAACGCCCGGGGTGCGGTTAAATAA
- the sodC gene encoding superoxide dismutase [Cu-Zn] SodC, translating into MKRLTLAAMVLLACGAAQAASEEVELRLATDKGVGESVGMVKITETEKGLEFAPDLKGLPPGDHGFHIHAKGSCEPAMKDGKMVAAEAAGGHFDPQNTGKHAGPEGDGHLGDLPVLAVNNDGKATDPVTAPRIKTLDEVKGKALMVHVGGDNLSDHPKPLGGGGARYACGVI; encoded by the coding sequence ATGAAGCGATTGACACTGGCGGCGATGGTGCTGCTGGCATGCGGCGCCGCACAGGCCGCCAGCGAAGAAGTGGAACTGCGTCTGGCCACTGACAAAGGCGTCGGTGAGTCAGTCGGCATGGTTAAAATCACCGAAACCGAGAAAGGCCTGGAGTTTGCGCCCGATCTCAAGGGCCTGCCGCCAGGCGATCACGGCTTCCACATTCATGCCAAAGGCAGCTGCGAACCCGCCATGAAAGACGGCAAAATGGTCGCGGCAGAAGCGGCTGGCGGTCATTTCGACCCGCAAAATACCGGTAAACACGCCGGGCCGGAAGGCGACGGACATTTAGGCGATCTGCCGGTCCTTGCCGTTAATAACGATGGCAAAGCCACCGACCCGGTCACCGCGCCGCGTATCAAAACACTGGACGAAGTGAAGGGTAAAGCGCTGATGGTACACGTCGGCGGCGATAACCTGTCCGATCATCCGAAACCGCTGGGTGGCGGTGGTGCCCGTTACGCCTGCGGCGTTATTTAA
- a CDS encoding aldo/keto reductase, whose protein sequence is MVERILMAPQGPTFSRLVMGYWRLMEWNYSARELVGFIEQHLELGITTVDHADIYGNYQCEAAFGEALRLAPHLRDKMEIVTKCGIATTAKPENVIGHYITDRGHIVQSAENSLRHLHTDVLDLLLIHRPDPLMDADEIAEAFLDLHKSGKVRHFGVSNFTPAQFSLLQSRLPFTLATNQVEISPVHQPLLLDGTLDLLQQLRIRPMAWSCLGGGRLFSDESFGPLRAELQQVAEETGAQTIEQVVYAWVMRLPSRPLPIIGSGKIERVQSAVGALSLEMSRQQWFRIRKAALGYDVP, encoded by the coding sequence ATGGTTGAGCGTATTCTTATGGCGCCCCAGGGGCCGACGTTTTCGCGTCTGGTGATGGGCTACTGGCGTTTGATGGAGTGGAATTACTCCGCCCGCGAGTTGGTCGGGTTTATCGAGCAGCATCTGGAGCTTGGCATCACCACCGTCGATCACGCGGATATTTATGGTAACTATCAGTGCGAAGCGGCCTTTGGCGAGGCGCTGCGTCTGGCACCGCACCTGCGCGACAAAATGGAAATCGTCACCAAATGCGGTATCGCCACGACCGCGAAGCCGGAAAACGTGATTGGTCATTACATTACCGATCGCGGACACATTGTGCAGAGCGCCGAAAACTCGCTGCGCCATCTGCATACTGACGTGCTGGATCTGTTGCTTATTCATCGCCCCGATCCGCTGATGGATGCCGACGAAATCGCCGAGGCGTTTCTGGATCTCCATAAAAGCGGCAAAGTGCGCCACTTTGGCGTTTCTAACTTCACCCCAGCGCAGTTCTCGCTGTTGCAGTCGCGCCTGCCGTTTACGCTTGCCACCAATCAGGTTGAGATTTCGCCGGTGCACCAGCCGCTGCTGCTGGATGGGACACTGGATCTGCTTCAGCAACTGCGCATTCGCCCGATGGCCTGGTCATGTCTGGGCGGCGGGCGGCTGTTCAGTGATGAAAGCTTTGGGCCGCTGCGCGCGGAGCTGCAACAGGTCGCAGAAGAGACGGGCGCACAGACTATCGAACAGGTGGTCTATGCCTGGGTGATGCGTCTGCCGTCGCGCCCGCTGCCGATCATCGGCTCCGGGAAAATCGAGCGCGTGCAAAGCGCGGTGGGCGCGCTGTCGCTGGAAATGTCGCGCCAGCAGTGGTTCCGTATTCGCAAGGCCGCACTGGGTTACGACGTTCCGTGA
- a CDS encoding DUF1289 domain-containing protein, which yields MAEQLEFFPVPSPCRGICQSDERGYCRGCMRSRDERFNWQKMNDSQKQEVLRLCRQRMLRKLRAGRAEPDEEPQQPSLF from the coding sequence GTGGCCGAGCAGCTTGAGTTTTTCCCCGTTCCCAGCCCGTGTCGCGGGATCTGCCAGTCGGATGAACGCGGCTACTGCCGTGGCTGCATGCGCAGCCGCGACGAGCGCTTCAACTGGCAGAAAATGAACGACTCGCAAAAGCAGGAGGTGTTGCGCCTCTGCCGTCAGCGTATGCTCCGTAAATTGCGCGCCGGACGCGCCGAACCTGACGAAGAACCACAGCAGCCTTCACTGTTCTAA
- the eptA gene encoding phosphoethanolamine transferase EptA produces MAKIKKWRWSDLRFNLFSALLFTLINALFIARCWTIIAPHHFHDILFAASVPLVLFCAWLVIFSIVNLPWLRKPVLVILLLGSAASSYFMYTYGAVIDQNMMVNIFETNTQEAGALITPQLIGWLLIAGVVPALLFSRIEVISGSLLWTALRRLVSILASLLIIILVASLFYKDYASLFRNNKNIAKMVTPPNYISGIVKYTHSRYFAGDQTLVRIGEDAKKGPVIRQQAKKTVLVVVIGEASREQNYSLGGYERETNPQLKKQGVVFYPHATSCGTETAVSVPCMFSGMPRAHYDAELAHHQEGLMDVLAHAGVNVLWRDNDGGCKGACNRIPHTDMTEWKLNALCKEGSCLDDALLWRFDNVLDGVKQDSVIVLHLMGSHGPAYYRRYPDNFRRFTPTCDTNEIQNCDRQALINTYDNTILYTDDVLSRTIDALRKRQDTMNTALVYLSDHGESLGENGIYLHGAPYMLAPEQQTHIPMLFWLSGDYARQYGVDTACLGKRAATDQVSQDNLFSTVLGIMNIQTSLYQPQEDMLSACRKS; encoded by the coding sequence ATGGCAAAGATTAAAAAATGGCGCTGGAGCGATTTACGTTTTAACCTTTTTAGCGCCCTGCTTTTCACCCTGATAAATGCACTGTTTATCGCCCGTTGCTGGACGATTATCGCTCCGCATCATTTTCACGATATCCTGTTTGCCGCGAGCGTACCGCTGGTGCTGTTCTGCGCCTGGCTGGTGATTTTCAGCATCGTCAATTTGCCGTGGCTGCGAAAACCCGTTCTGGTGATATTACTGCTCGGCTCGGCGGCCAGTAGCTACTTTATGTACACCTATGGTGCGGTGATTGACCAGAACATGATGGTCAATATCTTTGAAACCAACACCCAGGAGGCCGGAGCGCTGATTACGCCCCAGTTGATCGGCTGGTTGCTTATCGCGGGTGTGGTGCCTGCATTACTGTTTAGCCGTATTGAAGTGATTTCAGGCAGTCTGCTGTGGACTGCGCTGCGCCGTCTGGTCAGCATTCTCGCGAGCCTGCTGATTATCATTCTGGTGGCCTCGCTCTTTTATAAAGACTACGCCTCGCTGTTTCGCAACAATAAAAACATCGCCAAAATGGTGACGCCGCCCAACTACATCAGCGGCATCGTAAAATATACCCATTCACGGTATTTTGCAGGCGATCAGACGCTGGTGCGCATCGGCGAAGACGCCAAAAAAGGCCCTGTTATCCGCCAGCAGGCGAAGAAAACCGTGCTGGTGGTGGTGATTGGCGAAGCCTCACGCGAACAGAACTATTCGCTCGGCGGTTATGAGCGCGAGACCAATCCGCAGCTTAAAAAACAGGGCGTGGTGTTCTATCCGCACGCCACCTCCTGCGGGACGGAAACGGCGGTATCCGTCCCCTGCATGTTCTCCGGGATGCCGCGCGCGCATTACGACGCAGAGCTTGCGCATCATCAGGAGGGGCTGATGGACGTGCTGGCGCATGCGGGCGTCAATGTGCTGTGGCGTGATAACGACGGCGGCTGTAAAGGTGCCTGCAACCGAATTCCACATACAGACATGACTGAATGGAAGCTTAACGCTCTGTGTAAAGAAGGCTCCTGCCTCGATGACGCGCTGCTGTGGCGTTTCGATAACGTGCTGGACGGCGTGAAACAGGACTCAGTGATTGTACTGCATCTGATGGGCAGCCACGGCCCGGCCTATTACCGCCGCTACCCGGATAATTTCCGCCGCTTCACGCCAACCTGCGATACCAACGAAATCCAGAATTGCGACCGCCAGGCGCTCATTAACACCTATGACAACACCATTCTCTATACCGACGATGTGCTGAGCCGCACTATTGACGCGCTGCGTAAGCGTCAGGATACGATGAACACGGCGCTGGTCTATCTCTCCGACCACGGCGAATCGCTTGGTGAAAATGGCATATATCTGCACGGCGCGCCCTATATGCTGGCACCAGAGCAACAGACGCATATCCCGATGCTGTTCTGGCTCTCCGGTGATTACGCGCGTCAGTACGGCGTCGATACAGCCTGTCTCGGCAAACGCGCGGCGACGGATCAGGTCTCTCAGGATAACCTTTTCTCGACGGTGCTTGGCATCATGAATATCCAGACTTCGCTTTATCAGCCGCAGGAGGATATGCTTAGCGCCTGCCGGAAAAGTTAA
- a CDS encoding TetR/AcrR family transcriptional regulator, with amino-acid sequence MNRTPEHDTREHLLATGEQLCLQRGFTGMGLSELLKTAGVPKGSFYHYFRSKEAFGVAMLERHYARYQACLEQHFDPAGPAREQLIAWFEQTLHHYCQTGKMMGCLTVKLSAEVCDLSEDMRGALDKGAAQVIALLAEALERGREAQALTFTGNAQQRAQVLYVLWLGASLQAKVSRSGAPLENALAHVKEIL; translated from the coding sequence ATGAACCGAACACCTGAACACGACACGCGCGAACATCTCCTTGCCACTGGCGAGCAGCTCTGCCTGCAACGCGGTTTTACCGGCATGGGATTAAGCGAGCTGTTAAAAACCGCGGGCGTACCGAAAGGCTCCTTCTACCACTACTTCCGCTCTAAAGAGGCGTTTGGCGTGGCGATGCTGGAGCGCCATTACGCCCGGTATCAGGCATGCCTTGAGCAGCACTTCGACCCGGCAGGGCCCGCGCGCGAGCAGCTGATCGCCTGGTTTGAACAGACGCTTCATCATTACTGCCAGACGGGCAAGATGATGGGCTGCCTGACCGTGAAGCTCTCGGCTGAAGTGTGCGATCTGTCGGAAGATATGCGCGGTGCGCTTGATAAAGGCGCGGCGCAGGTCATCGCCCTGCTGGCAGAGGCGCTTGAGCGCGGCCGTGAAGCGCAGGCGTTAACCTTTACCGGCAACGCGCAGCAGCGGGCGCAGGTGTTGTACGTGCTCTGGCTTGGCGCAAGCCTGCAGGCCAAAGTGTCGCGCAGCGGCGCGCCGCTCGAAAACGCGCTGGCGCACGTTAAAGAAATCCTTTGA